In one window of Paracoccus saliphilus DNA:
- a CDS encoding sterol desaturase family protein yields MLPAEPLIRMGFFLGILIAMALWEVASPRRRREIPRVIRWSNNLGVVVIDTILVRLFFPVLAVELAAMSETQGWGLFNIIEIPTWIALVISVLALDLAIYLQHVMFHAVPALWRLHRMHHSDLEFDVSTGLRFHPVEILLSMGIKLAVIAALGPPAIAVLLFEVLLNATSMFNHSNIRIPSGIDRFLRLIVVTPDMHRVHHSIHPSETNSNFGFNLPWWDRLLGTYQAQPRDDHESMAIGIEQFRTRRDLWLDRLLIQPLRGKASGYPINRKKPDQDR; encoded by the coding sequence ATGCTACCCGCCGAACCACTGATCCGCATGGGTTTCTTTCTGGGCATTCTCATTGCCATGGCCCTCTGGGAAGTGGCATCGCCGCGCCGGAGACGCGAGATCCCGCGTGTGATCCGCTGGAGCAACAATCTCGGCGTCGTCGTCATCGATACGATCCTAGTCCGCCTTTTCTTCCCCGTCCTGGCGGTGGAACTGGCAGCCATGTCCGAAACGCAGGGCTGGGGCCTGTTCAACATTATCGAGATCCCCACATGGATCGCCCTGGTCATTTCAGTGCTGGCCCTCGATCTCGCCATCTATCTTCAACATGTGATGTTCCATGCCGTGCCGGCACTGTGGCGATTGCACCGCATGCATCATTCCGACCTTGAATTCGATGTATCCACCGGCTTGCGCTTCCACCCGGTCGAGATCCTGCTCTCGATGGGGATCAAGCTTGCCGTCATCGCGGCTCTGGGCCCGCCAGCCATCGCCGTGTTACTGTTCGAGGTATTGTTGAACGCAACCTCGATGTTCAATCATTCCAATATCCGTATTCCTAGCGGAATCGACCGGTTTCTTCGGCTCATCGTCGTTACACCCGATATGCACCGGGTCCATCACTCGATTCATCCGAGCGAGACCAATTCCAATTTCGGCTTCAACCTGCCCTGGTGGGATCGCCTGCTTGGGACCTACCAGGCACAGCCGCGCGACGATCACGAGTCGATGGCCATCGGCATCGAGCAATTCCGCACCCGCCGCGACCTGTGGCTTGACCGACTGCTGATCCAGCCGCTACGTGGCAAGGCGAGCGGATATCCGATCAACAGGAAGAAACCGGATCAGGATCGCTGA
- a CDS encoding FAD-dependent oxidoreductase, with the protein MKKPILLIALLALFVAGFVILRDHSIDLESVRNQVGTLQDWRQSNALLLFALFFLAYVTVTALSLPVAVWMTLGAGALFGFWQGLLLASFASAIGASLAFLAARYLLRDWVRAKLGGRAAAIDAGLKRDGAFYLFTLRLIPVVPFFAINLLMGLSPMPVLTFHLVSQAGMLAGAAVYVNAGTQLAQLDSLSGIVSPTLLLSFAILGVFPWIARMFVNILKRRKVYAGWNRPASYDRNLIVIGAGAAGLVCSYIAAATKAKVTLVESHRMGGDCLNYGCVPSKALIKSAKLADQMRHADHYGLRPVTPQIPFAKVMERVHRVIEDIAPHDSVERYTELGVEVLQGHARIVDPWTVEIAMSDGGTQRLTTRAMVIATGAEPFVPPLPGIGDVGYLTSDTLWEALRDREEAPRRLLILGGGPIGCELAQSLARLGSQVTQVEMAPRLMMREDEEVSALVRASLEDDGVKVLTDHKAVACGTDEGEKWIEVAHEGQAHRIAFDDIIVAVGRKPRLTGFGLEELGIKAERVVETNDYLETLFPNILAAGDVAGPYQFTHTAGHQAWFASVNALFGWFKRFKVDYRVIPWATFTDPEVARVGPSETEAREKGIAFEVTRYGIDDLDRAITDGSAHGFVKVLTRPGKDRILGVTIVGEHAGDLIAEFVLAMKHGLGLNKILGTIHIYPTLAEANKYAAGEWRRTHVNPRLLALLEKIHDWRRK; encoded by the coding sequence GTGAAGAAACCGATCCTTCTGATTGCCCTTCTGGCGCTGTTCGTTGCCGGCTTCGTCATCCTGCGTGATCATTCCATCGATCTGGAAAGCGTCCGAAATCAGGTGGGTACACTGCAAGACTGGCGGCAATCCAATGCATTGCTACTGTTTGCGCTGTTCTTCCTGGCCTATGTCACCGTGACCGCTCTGTCTCTGCCCGTGGCGGTCTGGATGACGCTCGGCGCCGGGGCGCTGTTTGGCTTCTGGCAGGGGCTGTTGCTTGCCTCCTTTGCCTCGGCCATCGGTGCGAGCCTGGCTTTTCTGGCGGCGCGCTATCTGCTGCGGGACTGGGTCAGGGCAAAGCTAGGCGGGCGGGCCGCCGCCATCGACGCCGGGTTAAAACGTGATGGGGCGTTCTACCTGTTTACCCTGCGGCTGATTCCGGTTGTTCCGTTCTTCGCCATCAACTTGCTGATGGGGCTGTCGCCGATGCCCGTGCTGACCTTCCATCTGGTCAGTCAGGCCGGAATGCTGGCCGGTGCCGCCGTCTATGTGAATGCCGGCACGCAACTGGCGCAATTGGACAGCCTGTCCGGAATCGTCTCGCCCACGCTGCTTCTGTCATTCGCCATTTTGGGAGTTTTTCCGTGGATTGCCCGCATGTTCGTCAATATTCTCAAACGCCGTAAGGTCTATGCCGGATGGAACCGCCCGGCCAGTTACGACCGAAACCTGATCGTCATTGGCGCGGGCGCGGCAGGGCTGGTCTGCAGCTATATCGCCGCCGCGACCAAGGCCAAGGTCACATTGGTCGAAAGCCACAGGATGGGCGGCGATTGCCTGAATTATGGCTGTGTCCCATCGAAAGCCCTGATCAAGAGCGCCAAACTGGCCGATCAGATGCGCCACGCCGATCATTACGGGCTGCGGCCGGTGACCCCGCAAATCCCCTTCGCCAAGGTAATGGAACGGGTGCATCGCGTCATCGAGGATATAGCGCCGCATGACAGTGTGGAGCGGTATACCGAACTTGGGGTCGAGGTTCTCCAGGGGCATGCGAGGATCGTCGATCCATGGACGGTCGAGATCGCGATGAGCGATGGCGGCACACAGCGCCTGACCACCCGCGCCATGGTCATCGCCACCGGGGCGGAGCCATTCGTCCCGCCATTGCCGGGAATCGGGGATGTGGGTTACCTGACCTCGGACACGCTGTGGGAGGCGCTCCGCGATCGCGAGGAGGCTCCCCGGCGGCTGTTGATACTGGGGGGCGGACCGATCGGCTGCGAATTGGCACAAAGCCTTGCCCGGCTTGGATCGCAAGTCACACAGGTCGAGATGGCCCCGCGCTTGATGATGCGCGAGGATGAGGAAGTGTCCGCTCTGGTCAGGGCGTCACTGGAGGATGACGGGGTAAAGGTGCTGACCGATCACAAGGCGGTCGCCTGCGGCACCGATGAAGGCGAAAAATGGATCGAGGTGGCGCATGAGGGGCAAGCCCACCGGATCGCTTTCGACGACATCATCGTCGCGGTGGGCCGCAAGCCGCGCCTGACCGGGTTTGGCCTCGAAGAACTGGGAATCAAGGCCGAACGGGTCGTCGAGACGAATGATTATCTGGAAACGCTGTTTCCCAATATCCTTGCCGCCGGCGATGTGGCCGGCCCCTACCAGTTCACCCATACGGCAGGCCACCAGGCATGGTTTGCCAGCGTCAACGCGCTGTTCGGCTGGTTCAAGCGCTTCAAGGTGGATTACCGGGTGATCCCCTGGGCCACCTTTACCGATCCCGAGGTCGCACGCGTGGGACCCTCCGAGACGGAGGCGCGTGAAAAGGGCATCGCCTTCGAGGTCACGCGCTATGGCATCGACGATCTGGACCGCGCCATTACCGATGGCTCGGCGCATGGCTTCGTCAAGGTGCTGACCCGGCCGGGCAAGGATCGGATCCTGGGTGTCACCATCGTCGGTGAGCATGCAGGCGATCTGATCGCGGAATTCGTGCTGGCGATGAAACACGGGTTGGGGCTGAACAAGATCCTCGGCACGATCCATATCTATCCGACACTGGCCGAGGCCAACAAATACGCCGCGGGCGAGTGGCGGCGAACGCATGTGAATCCACGCCTGCTGGCACTGCTTGAAAAGATACATGACTGGAGGCGCAAATGA
- a CDS encoding 2-dehydro-3-deoxygalactonokinase produces the protein MPKLIAIDWGTSSFRAWLLGARGTVLDEVPSGPGILSVPEGDFDAAFETALGHWLSTHPDLPVIASGMITSRNGWIETPYLPLPLDARSLADALTAHVTKRGRRLHFVTGAVRNPDHGLPDVMRGEETEIIGHLAASAVAEGLFVLPGTHSKWAWVEDGRLTGFDTCMTGEVFAILRDHSILGRLINDGSTSSDAFRRGLEAGRGEGALLTRIFSARSLALMDRLEEGEIADYLSGLLIGDEVAGALSSAQGPVTIIGRGDLAERYRVALAHAGAEATLAAPGMARAGLWEIAKLAGVIG, from the coding sequence ATGCCGAAACTGATCGCCATTGACTGGGGAACTTCTTCCTTCCGTGCATGGCTGCTCGGGGCGCGCGGCACGGTGCTGGACGAGGTCCCTTCGGGTCCGGGTATCCTCTCCGTACCCGAAGGCGATTTCGATGCCGCGTTCGAGACGGCGCTTGGTCACTGGCTGTCCACGCACCCCGATCTGCCGGTAATCGCTTCCGGTATGATCACCAGCCGCAATGGCTGGATCGAGACGCCTTACCTGCCGCTGCCGCTCGATGCACGAAGTTTGGCGGACGCCCTGACAGCGCATGTCACCAAGCGGGGTCGGCGCCTGCATTTCGTCACCGGCGCGGTGCGTAACCCCGATCATGGGCTGCCCGATGTGATGCGCGGCGAAGAGACCGAGATCATTGGCCATCTCGCAGCCAGCGCCGTGGCCGAGGGGCTGTTCGTCCTGCCCGGAACCCATAGCAAATGGGCTTGGGTCGAGGACGGGCGACTGACGGGTTTCGACACCTGTATGACAGGCGAGGTCTTTGCCATCCTGCGCGATCACTCGATCCTCGGCCGTTTGATCAATGACGGTTCGACCAGCTCGGATGCATTCCGGCGTGGACTGGAGGCCGGCCGTGGCGAGGGGGCATTGCTGACCCGGATCTTCTCGGCCCGATCGCTGGCGCTGATGGACCGTCTGGAGGAGGGCGAGATTGCCGACTATCTTTCCGGCCTACTGATCGGGGACGAGGTTGCGGGCGCACTGTCCTCTGCACAGGGGCCAGTCACGATCATCGGGCGGGGCGACCTGGCCGAGCGCTATCGGGTCGCGCTGGCACATGCAGGGGCAGAGGCGACCTTGGCTGCGCCGGGGATGGCACGGGCCGGGCTATGGGAAATCGCTAAACTGGCGGGAGTGATCGGATGA
- a CDS encoding endonuclease/exonuclease/phosphatase family protein, which yields MSHPGGTGILMRRLRSLLAIGIIGILAMLLVIQLWNSRSSEVMQPSSGALRIASHNVHYILLNKAEGRWSVGDWMKRRHALDAAFKELDADIVAFQEMESFQGGNDGSVNLARDYLRARNPDYRVAASDDWRSFPSTQPIFYRSDRLTSIAQGWFFFSETPDRIYSRTYNGSDPAYASWAQFRDRRWSKPFRIVNLHFDFQSSENRLRSADLVASRIRPWIEAGETVFVAGDLNALIGSRTAGILREAGLDIVNVPGTTYHFGRGLNLFGAIDHILYTCDIAQLGRPMVLRNRFEDVYPSDHYPVIADFRLPSRDGNGDCRNQM from the coding sequence ATGTCCCATCCTGGAGGCACTGGCATCCTGATGCGCAGATTGCGCTCATTATTGGCGATCGGGATAATCGGTATCCTCGCCATGCTGCTTGTCATCCAGCTCTGGAATTCGCGCAGTTCCGAGGTGATGCAACCATCATCCGGCGCATTGCGGATCGCCAGCCATAACGTCCATTATATCCTGCTGAACAAGGCCGAAGGACGCTGGTCCGTCGGGGACTGGATGAAACGCCGTCACGCGCTGGATGCCGCGTTCAAGGAGCTTGACGCCGATATCGTGGCATTCCAGGAGATGGAGAGCTTTCAGGGCGGCAATGATGGGTCGGTCAACCTGGCCCGCGACTATCTGCGCGCACGGAACCCCGATTATCGGGTTGCGGCCTCCGATGACTGGCGCAGCTTTCCTTCGACACAACCGATATTCTATCGCAGTGACCGCCTGACATCGATTGCGCAAGGCTGGTTTTTCTTTTCGGAAACTCCGGACCGAATTTATTCACGGACCTATAATGGCTCCGACCCCGCTTACGCCTCCTGGGCGCAGTTCCGGGATCGGCGTTGGTCCAAGCCATTCCGCATCGTCAATCTCCATTTTGATTTCCAAAGCAGCGAGAACAGGCTGCGCTCGGCCGATCTTGTCGCCAGCCGCATCCGACCCTGGATCGAGGCCGGCGAAACGGTTTTCGTTGCAGGAGATCTGAACGCCTTGATCGGGTCCCGCACGGCTGGCATCCTGCGCGAAGCCGGATTGGACATCGTGAACGTACCGGGGACAACCTATCATTTCGGCCGCGGCCTGAATCTTTTCGGCGCGATCGATCATATCCTCTATACGTGCGATATCGCGCAGTTGGGCAGACCTATGGTGCTGCGCAACCGCTTCGAGGATGTGTATCCGTCAGATCATTACCCGGTGATCGCTGATTTTCGGCTACCATCCAGGGATGGCAATGGTGATTGCCGGAACCAAATGTGA
- a CDS encoding SMP-30/gluconolactonase/LRE family protein produces the protein MTATIFDDRICQLGEGLLWHPEREQFFWFDIVGRRLLSRDADGVREWRLDRMASAAGWVDRNRLLVGTETGLALLDLRDDALEPVAGIEANNPATRSNDGRADRQGGFWLGTMGKNAEAGQGAIYRYYRGEVRQLVTGISIPNAICFSRDGRLAYYADTHEAKIWTQSLDQDGWPTGDRRLFLDLRSEGLRPDGAVIDSEGALCVACWGAGAVMRFASDGEQLDRIEVGGRHSSCPALGGSDLRDLLVTTAQQGIEAPDEAQGLTYMARAEVAGLPEPQVIL, from the coding sequence ATGACGGCAACCATCTTTGACGACCGCATCTGCCAGTTGGGAGAAGGGCTGCTATGGCATCCGGAACGTGAGCAGTTCTTCTGGTTCGATATCGTTGGACGCAGGCTCTTGTCGCGCGATGCGGATGGGGTGCGGGAATGGCGGCTCGACCGCATGGCCTCGGCGGCGGGTTGGGTCGATCGCAACCGCCTGCTAGTCGGGACAGAGACGGGGCTTGCCCTGCTCGACCTGCGGGACGATGCGTTGGAACCTGTCGCCGGGATCGAGGCGAACAACCCGGCGACCCGCTCGAATGACGGGCGGGCGGATCGGCAGGGCGGCTTCTGGCTTGGCACCATGGGCAAGAATGCCGAGGCCGGGCAGGGCGCGATATACCGCTATTACCGGGGCGAGGTCCGGCAACTGGTCACGGGAATCTCTATCCCCAATGCCATCTGCTTCTCGCGCGATGGAAGACTGGCATACTATGCCGATACGCATGAGGCGAAGATCTGGACCCAATCGCTGGACCAGGACGGCTGGCCAACAGGAGACCGACGGCTGTTCCTGGACCTGCGATCCGAAGGGCTGAGACCCGACGGGGCCGTGATCGACAGCGAAGGCGCGCTCTGCGTGGCCTGTTGGGGCGCGGGCGCGGTGATGCGCTTCGCTTCTGATGGAGAGCAGTTGGATCGAATCGAGGTCGGCGGGCGGCATAGCAGTTGCCCCGCCCTCGGTGGTTCCGATTTGCGCGACCTGCTGGTGACGACCGCGCAACAGGGGATAGAAGCACCAGATGAAGCGCAGGGGCTGACCTATATGGCCCGCGCCGAAGTGGCAGGACTTCCGGAACCTCAGGTGATCCTGTGA
- the yjfF gene encoding galactofuranose ABC transporter, permease protein YjfF, whose translation MNTRALPLYATIVIFLIAYAICWLQFPAMLSTRVIGNLLTDNAYLGIVAVGMTLVILSGGIDLSVGSVIAFSGVFIAVMLRDSSLHPLVVFAMLLALTTAFGAAMGFLIHRLAMPAFIVTLAGMFLARGAAYMLSIDSVPITHPFYETMQDTYWLMPGKGRLRLIGVLMLLTVLAGMVIAHKTRFGASVYALGGGEAAARLMGVRQGRTTVLVYAFSGCMAGLSGIVFSIYTGSGYSLATVGTELTAIAAVVIGGTLLTGGAGYMFGTLIGVLTMGLIQTYIVFDGTLSSWWTKIVIGILLLVFILLQKGLLKLSQSRLAGGVS comes from the coding sequence ATGAATACCCGGGCCCTGCCGCTTTACGCGACCATCGTGATCTTCCTGATAGCCTATGCTATCTGCTGGCTACAGTTTCCGGCGATGCTCTCCACCCGTGTGATCGGCAACCTGCTGACCGACAATGCCTATCTGGGCATTGTCGCAGTCGGAATGACATTGGTGATCCTGTCGGGCGGGATTGATCTGTCGGTGGGCTCGGTCATTGCCTTCTCGGGCGTGTTCATCGCCGTGATGCTGCGCGATAGCTCGCTGCATCCGCTGGTCGTGTTCGCGATGCTCCTGGCGCTGACGACGGCCTTCGGTGCGGCGATGGGGTTCCTGATTCACCGGCTGGCGATGCCCGCCTTCATTGTCACGCTGGCCGGGATGTTCCTGGCGCGTGGGGCGGCCTATATGCTGTCCATCGACTCGGTTCCGATCACGCATCCGTTCTACGAGACGATGCAGGACACCTATTGGCTGATGCCCGGCAAGGGTCGTCTGAGATTGATCGGTGTGCTGATGCTGCTGACCGTTCTGGCCGGCATGGTCATCGCCCACAAGACCCGTTTCGGCGCCAGCGTCTATGCCCTTGGCGGAGGCGAGGCTGCCGCAAGGCTGATGGGTGTACGGCAGGGGCGCACGACCGTCCTCGTCTATGCCTTTTCGGGATGCATGGCCGGATTATCGGGGATCGTCTTCTCGATCTATACCGGCTCGGGTTATTCGCTTGCGACAGTGGGAACCGAACTGACCGCCATCGCCGCAGTGGTGATCGGAGGCACGCTGTTGACCGGGGGGGCGGGCTACATGTTCGGCACTTTGATCGGTGTGCTGACCATGGGGCTGATCCAGACCTATATCGTATTCGATGGCACGCTTTCGAGCTGGTGGACCAAGATCGTGATCGGCATCTTGCTGCTGGTCTTCATCCTGCTGCAGAAAGGGCTGTTGAAATTGTCGCAATCTCGCTTGGCCGGAGGCGTTTCATGA
- the merF gene encoding mercury resistance system transport protein MerF: MTEKTGNKLISTGLIGTIIAALCRFTPILAVLLGAVGLSAVLGWIDYVLLPALVFFILLTLYAVWRRQRRVRDH, from the coding sequence ATGACTGAAAAGACCGGCAACAAGCTGATCTCTACCGGTCTGATTGGCACGATCATTGCAGCGCTATGCCGCTTCACGCCAATTCTGGCGGTCCTCTTGGGGGCCGTTGGCCTCTCGGCTGTGCTTGGCTGGATCGATTATGTGCTTCTCCCCGCCCTCGTCTTCTTCATCTTGCTGACACTCTACGCTGTCTGGCGACGCCAGAGGCGCGTGCGGGATCACTGA
- a CDS encoding aldose epimerase family protein, whose amino-acid sequence MTPVPFGKLPDGREVHCLSLQSGRLSAKVLTLGAILQDLRIEGVDHPVVLGSPDLAAYLGSARYFGAIVGRFANRIGRGRFTLDGKTYRTDLNFRDRHTLHGGGEGTDMQIWQVQSLAPDRAILALELPDGHMGFPGAMRITAEIALIGDGLSFNLTARTDAPTVCSLAHHGFFDLDGRGDIRNHSLMIAAEHYLPVDDDLIPTGEIRPVDGGDFDFRSPRRIGRAGYDHNFCLSDSQRPLRPVARLTGESGLSMQVETTACGLQFYDGAYMQDVPGLDGRRYGPHAGLALETQHWPDAPNQSGFPDAVLRPGQVFSETTIYRFIA is encoded by the coding sequence GTGACCCCTGTGCCATTTGGAAAACTGCCGGACGGGCGCGAAGTGCACTGCCTTTCCCTGCAATCTGGCCGGTTGAGCGCGAAGGTTCTTACGCTCGGCGCTATCTTGCAGGACCTGCGGATCGAGGGCGTGGACCATCCCGTGGTCCTCGGCTCGCCCGATCTGGCGGCCTATCTGGGCTCGGCGCGTTATTTCGGGGCCATCGTCGGGCGTTTCGCGAACAGGATCGGCAGGGGGCGCTTTACGCTCGACGGGAAGACATATCGCACTGACCTGAATTTCCGGGACCGTCACACTCTGCATGGAGGGGGTGAGGGAACCGATATGCAGATATGGCAGGTCCAGTCGCTCGCGCCGGATCGCGCGATCCTGGCGCTGGAACTGCCCGATGGTCATATGGGCTTTCCCGGCGCGATGCGGATAACCGCCGAGATCGCCCTGATCGGGGACGGGCTAAGCTTCAACCTCACCGCACGGACCGATGCACCGACCGTTTGCAGTCTCGCGCATCACGGTTTCTTCGATCTGGACGGGCGGGGCGATATCCGTAACCATTCGCTTATGATCGCGGCTGAACATTACCTGCCCGTCGATGACGATTTGATCCCGACCGGAGAGATCAGGCCGGTGGACGGGGGCGATTTCGACTTCCGCAGCCCGCGCCGGATCGGCCGTGCGGGCTACGACCATAATTTCTGCCTTTCGGACAGCCAGCGCCCCCTGCGCCCGGTCGCCAGGTTGACCGGCGAAAGTGGCTTGTCGATGCAGGTGGAAACCACCGCCTGCGGGCTGCAATTCTATGACGGAGCCTATATGCAGGATGTGCCGGGACTGGATGGCCGTCGCTATGGCCCACATGCCGGGCTGGCACTGGAAACGCAGCACTGGCCCGATGCACCGAACCAGTCCGGATTTCCAGATGCCGTTCTGCGCCCTGGTCAGGTCTTTTCGGAAACGACGATCTACAGGTTCATTGCGTGA
- a CDS encoding MerR family transcriptional regulator, which yields MSDHEAATTFTRGQLAQKTGCNHETIRYYEKIGMMPDPPRTEAGYRIYAQAHARRLQFILRARELGFSIDDIKGLLALVDGGTQTCAEVKERTERHLADIREKITDLRRIEDILAKTAARCSGTDVPECPILEALAS from the coding sequence ATGTCCGATCACGAGGCCGCGACGACCTTCACCCGCGGGCAATTGGCCCAAAAGACCGGCTGCAATCACGAAACCATCCGCTACTATGAAAAGATCGGCATGATGCCGGATCCACCGCGCACCGAAGCTGGCTATCGAATCTATGCGCAAGCGCATGCGAGGCGGTTACAGTTCATCCTGCGCGCGCGCGAGCTGGGATTCAGCATCGATGACATCAAGGGGCTGCTGGCGCTTGTGGATGGCGGCACCCAGACCTGCGCCGAGGTCAAGGAGCGAACCGAACGGCACCTGGCCGACATACGCGAGAAGATCACCGATCTGCGCCGTATCGAAGATATCCTGGCGAAGACCGCCGCCAGATGCTCGGGCACGGATGTCCCGGAATGTCCCATCCTGGAGGCACTGGCATCCTGA
- a CDS encoding ABC transporter permease subunit: MSALADWAKANPRRFTHPDPSNFMGATFLKQALIELAPGKAVLQAPAGKLSWQFWSRPSAGWGQALLSTLVLAIATTLLSLALAIAWLEDEDRARMARARWAEALIYLPLLVPQIAFLYGLNLLFLQAGISGGMAAVIWAQALFVFPYVMIALSDPWRALGPRHMQAAASLGAGPWRRLVTVKLPVLLAPVLTAAAIGVAVSVAQYLPTLFMGAGRISTLTTEAVTLSSASDLRVTGVYASLQAMLPMLGYLLAFLLPTLVHRNRRALQGASRS, from the coding sequence ATGTCAGCACTCGCGGATTGGGCCAAGGCCAATCCGAGGCGTTTTACCCATCCCGACCCGTCGAATTTCATGGGCGCGACATTCCTCAAACAGGCGCTGATCGAACTCGCCCCGGGCAAGGCGGTTCTGCAGGCTCCTGCCGGAAAGCTGTCATGGCAGTTCTGGAGCAGGCCGAGCGCTGGTTGGGGACAAGCGCTCCTTTCGACGCTCGTGCTGGCCATTGCGACAACCCTACTGTCACTGGCATTGGCCATCGCTTGGCTGGAGGACGAGGATCGCGCCCGGATGGCGCGCGCCCGTTGGGCCGAGGCGCTGATCTACCTACCGCTTCTGGTACCGCAGATCGCCTTTCTCTACGGGCTTAACCTGCTGTTCCTTCAGGCCGGGATCAGCGGCGGAATGGCGGCGGTCATCTGGGCCCAGGCACTGTTCGTTTTCCCCTATGTCATGATCGCCCTGTCGGATCCGTGGCGCGCGCTGGGCCCACGACACATGCAGGCCGCTGCATCGCTCGGTGCCGGACCGTGGCGTCGGCTGGTCACCGTCAAGCTGCCGGTCCTGCTGGCCCCGGTTCTGACCGCCGCCGCCATCGGCGTAGCGGTGTCGGTAGCGCAATATCTGCCGACGCTGTTCATGGGGGCAGGCCGGATCTCGACGCTGACCACCGAGGCGGTGACGCTTTCATCCGCCTCGGACCTGCGCGTCACCGGAGTCTATGCCTCGCTGCAGGCCATGTTGCCCATGCTCGGCTATCTGCTGGCTTTCCTCTTGCCCACCCTCGTTCATCGCAACCGCCGTGCGCTGCAAGGAGCTAGCCGCTCATGA
- a CDS encoding CDP-alcohol phosphatidyltransferase family protein — protein sequence MIDATLLPLQRRALSPVASVAAKRGIRADQITLTGFGLGVLGCLALCFGQFALGLILILLNRLLDGLDGAVARQTKPTERGAFLDIALDFVFYAMVPLGFALHDPAQNALPAAVLIAGFVGTGSSFLSFSTIAEKRGLSSEDYPSKGIYYLGGLTEGFETIALFVLICLFADYFPIFAYVFAAACAVTTLTRWRQGWVAFAPQPD from the coding sequence ATGATCGATGCCACCCTCTTGCCCCTGCAGCGCCGCGCCCTGTCGCCGGTCGCCTCTGTCGCCGCAAAACGCGGCATCCGCGCCGACCAGATCACGCTGACCGGTTTCGGTCTCGGAGTGCTGGGCTGCCTCGCCCTGTGTTTCGGGCAATTCGCCCTCGGGCTGATCCTGATCCTGCTGAACCGGCTGCTGGACGGACTGGATGGAGCCGTCGCGCGACAGACAAAGCCGACCGAGCGGGGCGCGTTTCTGGATATCGCGCTGGATTTCGTTTTCTACGCCATGGTGCCCCTGGGATTTGCCCTGCACGACCCGGCGCAGAACGCCCTGCCCGCCGCCGTTCTCATCGCGGGTTTCGTCGGCACCGGCAGTTCGTTCCTGTCCTTCTCGACCATCGCCGAAAAGCGCGGGCTGTCCTCGGAGGATTATCCCAGCAAGGGCATCTATTATCTCGGCGGCCTCACCGAGGGTTTCGAAACCATCGCGCTCTTCGTGTTGATATGCCTGTTCGCCGATTACTTCCCGATATTCGCCTATGTCTTCGCTGCCGCCTGCGCGGTGACGACATTGACCCGATGGCGCCAAGGCTGGGTCGCCTTCGCGCCGCAACCCGATTGA
- a CDS encoding 2-dehydro-3-deoxy-6-phosphogalactonate aldolase, with protein MMDWKTGFNACPLVAILRGVQPGEVEGIAEKLIEAGFTLIEVPLNSPHPYDSIARLTRRFADRAMIGAGTVLAADQVAKVEDAGGRLIIAPNFDPRVARAASDRDLTYGPGVGTVSEAFAALDAGAAFLKLFPAEMIPPVAVKAMRAVLPRETQLLPVGGIQPDNMAGYRVAGADGFGLGSALYKAGMAAEEVAEHAAAFMTALRAD; from the coding sequence ATGATGGACTGGAAAACCGGCTTCAATGCTTGTCCGCTGGTGGCGATCCTACGTGGAGTGCAACCTGGGGAAGTTGAAGGCATCGCGGAAAAGTTGATCGAGGCAGGCTTCACCCTGATCGAGGTGCCGCTGAATTCGCCACACCCCTATGACAGCATCGCCCGACTTACGCGGCGATTTGCGGATCGGGCGATGATCGGCGCTGGCACAGTGCTTGCCGCCGATCAGGTCGCAAAGGTCGAAGATGCGGGCGGCCGTCTAATCATTGCGCCGAATTTCGATCCCCGCGTGGCCCGGGCGGCCTCGGATCGTGACCTGACCTATGGCCCTGGTGTCGGCACCGTCAGCGAGGCTTTCGCGGCGCTGGATGCGGGGGCCGCCTTCCTCAAGCTGTTTCCGGCCGAGATGATTCCGCCCGTGGCCGTCAAGGCGATGCGGGCCGTCCTGCCGCGCGAGACGCAACTATTGCCGGTGGGGGGCATTCAACCCGACAACATGGCCGGTTACCGCGTAGCAGGTGCGGATGGATTCGGGCTAGGCTCGGCGCTGTACAAGGCGGGGATGGCGGCGGAAGAGGTGGCGGAACACGCGGCGGCTTTCATGACGGCGCTTCGCGCCGATTGA